A window of the Melospiza melodia melodia isolate bMelMel2 chromosome 25, bMelMel2.pri, whole genome shotgun sequence genome harbors these coding sequences:
- the ZBTB7B gene encoding zinc finger and BTB domain-containing protein 7B isoform X1 encodes MASPEDDLIGIPFPEHSSELLSCLNEQRQLGLLCDVTIKTQGLEYRTHRAVLAASSRYFKKLFAGPGPGQEVCELDFVGPEALGALLEFAYTATLTISSANMGEVLRAARLLEIPCVIAACVEILQGSGLEAPGPDDGDCERARRYLEAFSSLPEGEVPAPPPPRPTPRRSKKTRKFLQARGAQLNNHAAEEPPPAAEAEGSGSPPPPSSQLPSPPLPEGLSLPYDSFELPEEEELPPHSFPFPYQPPLSPEEAPSDEDPIDPDLMAYLSSLHHESLAPGLDSPDKLVRKRRSQMPQECPVCHKVIHGAGKLPRHMRTHTGEKPFACQVCGVRFTRNDKLKIHMRKHTGERPYSCQHCSARFLHSYDLKNHMHLHTGARPYECYLCHKAFAKDDHLQRHLKGQNCLEVRTRRRRRDEPAPPPTGPAGLDLSNGRLEGLRLSIARYWAPGQPEEEEEEQEGEEGPQPDGTVPVETA; translated from the exons ATGGCCAGCCCAGAGGACGACCTCATCGGCATCCCCTTCCCTGAGCACAGCAGCGAGCTGCTGAGCTGCCTGAACGAGCAgcggcagctggggctgctctgcgaTGTCACCATCAAGACGCAGGGGCTGGAGTACCGCACCCACCGTGCCGTCCTGGCTGCCTCCAGCCGCTATTTCAAGAAGCTCttcgccgggccggggccgggccaggAGGTCTGCGAGCTGGACTTTGTGGGGCCGGAGGCACTGGGAGCGCTGCTGGAGTTCGCGTACACGGCCACGCTGACCATCAGCAGCGCCAACATGGGCGAGGTGCTGCGCGCCGCCCGGCTGCTGGAGATCCCCTGTGTCATCGCTGCCTGCGTGGAGATCCTGCAGGGCAGCGGCCTGGAGGCGCCCGGCCCCGATGACGGCGACTGCGAACGCGCCCGCCGCTACCTGGAGGCTTTCTCCAGCCTCCCCGAGGGTGAGGTGCCtgccccgccgcccccccgccCCACCCCGCGCCGCAGCAAGAAGACCCGCAAGTTCCTGCAAGCCCGCGGTGCCCAGCTCAACAACCACGCCGCCGAGGAGCCGCCGCCCGCAGCTGAGGCCGAAGGCTCCGGCAGCCCCCCGCCGCCCTCCTCCCAGCTGCCCTCACCCCCTCTGCCCgaggggctctccctgccctACGACAGCTTTGAGCTGCCTGAGGAAGAGGAGCTGCCCCCAcactccttccccttcccctacCAGCCCCCCTTGTCCCCTGAGGAGGCACCTTCTGACGAGGATCCCATCGACCCCGACCTGATGGCGTACCTGAGCTCGCTGCACCACGAGTCGCTGGCGCCCGGGCTGGACAGCCCTGACAAGCTGGTGAGGAAGAGGCGCTCACAGATGCCCCAGGAGTGCCCCGTGTGCCACAAGGTCATCCACGGTGCTGGCAAGCTGCCCCGCCACATGCGCACGCACACGGGCGAGAAACCCTTCGCCTGCCAGGTCTGCGGGGTCCGGTTCACACG GAACGACAAACTGAAGATCCACATGCGGAAGCACACGGGTGAGCGGCCCTActcctgccagcactgcagcGCCCGCTTCCTGCACAGCTACGACCTGAAGAACCACATGCACCTGCACACGGGCGCCCGGCCCTACGAGTGCTACCTCTGCCACAAGGCCTTCGCCAAGGACGACCACCTCCAGCGGCACCTCAAGGGCCAGAACTGCCTGGAGGTGCggacgcgccgccgccgccgcgacgagccggccccgccgcccaccGGGCCCGCAGGCCTCGACCTCTCCAACGGGCGCCTGGAGGGGCTGCGCCTCTCCATTGCCCGCTACTGGGCTCCAGGGcagcccgaggaggaggaggaggagcaggagggtgaggAAGGGCCGCAGCCGGACGGCACCGTGCCGGTGGAGACGGCGTAG
- the ZBTB7B gene encoding zinc finger and BTB domain-containing protein 7B isoform X2 → MASGEHPAPCLGAHEEVRTMASPEDDLIGIPFPEHSSELLSCLNEQRQLGLLCDVTIKTQGLEYRTHRAVLAASSRYFKKLFAGPGPGQEVCELDFVGPEALGALLEFAYTATLTISSANMGEVLRAARLLEIPCVIAACVEILQGSGLEAPGPDDGDCERARRYLEAFSSLPEGEVPAPPPPRPTPRRSKKTRKFLQARGAQLNNHAAEEPPPAAEAEGSGSPPPPSSQLPSPPLPEGLSLPYDSFELPEEEELPPHSFPFPYQPPLSPEEAPSDEDPIDPDLMAYLSSLHHESLAPGLDSPDKLVRKRRSQMPQECPVCHKVIHGAGKLPRHMRTHTGEKPFACQVCGVRFTRNDKLKIHMRKHTGERPYSCQHCSARFLHSYDLKNHMHLHTGARPYECYLCHKAFAKDDHLQRHLKGQNCLEVRTRRRRRDEPAPPPTGPAGLDLSNGRLEGLRLSIARYWAPGQPEEEEEEQEGEEGPQPDGTVPVETA, encoded by the exons GTGAGGACCATGGCCAGCCCAGAGGACGACCTCATCGGCATCCCCTTCCCTGAGCACAGCAGCGAGCTGCTGAGCTGCCTGAACGAGCAgcggcagctggggctgctctgcgaTGTCACCATCAAGACGCAGGGGCTGGAGTACCGCACCCACCGTGCCGTCCTGGCTGCCTCCAGCCGCTATTTCAAGAAGCTCttcgccgggccggggccgggccaggAGGTCTGCGAGCTGGACTTTGTGGGGCCGGAGGCACTGGGAGCGCTGCTGGAGTTCGCGTACACGGCCACGCTGACCATCAGCAGCGCCAACATGGGCGAGGTGCTGCGCGCCGCCCGGCTGCTGGAGATCCCCTGTGTCATCGCTGCCTGCGTGGAGATCCTGCAGGGCAGCGGCCTGGAGGCGCCCGGCCCCGATGACGGCGACTGCGAACGCGCCCGCCGCTACCTGGAGGCTTTCTCCAGCCTCCCCGAGGGTGAGGTGCCtgccccgccgcccccccgccCCACCCCGCGCCGCAGCAAGAAGACCCGCAAGTTCCTGCAAGCCCGCGGTGCCCAGCTCAACAACCACGCCGCCGAGGAGCCGCCGCCCGCAGCTGAGGCCGAAGGCTCCGGCAGCCCCCCGCCGCCCTCCTCCCAGCTGCCCTCACCCCCTCTGCCCgaggggctctccctgccctACGACAGCTTTGAGCTGCCTGAGGAAGAGGAGCTGCCCCCAcactccttccccttcccctacCAGCCCCCCTTGTCCCCTGAGGAGGCACCTTCTGACGAGGATCCCATCGACCCCGACCTGATGGCGTACCTGAGCTCGCTGCACCACGAGTCGCTGGCGCCCGGGCTGGACAGCCCTGACAAGCTGGTGAGGAAGAGGCGCTCACAGATGCCCCAGGAGTGCCCCGTGTGCCACAAGGTCATCCACGGTGCTGGCAAGCTGCCCCGCCACATGCGCACGCACACGGGCGAGAAACCCTTCGCCTGCCAGGTCTGCGGGGTCCGGTTCACACG GAACGACAAACTGAAGATCCACATGCGGAAGCACACGGGTGAGCGGCCCTActcctgccagcactgcagcGCCCGCTTCCTGCACAGCTACGACCTGAAGAACCACATGCACCTGCACACGGGCGCCCGGCCCTACGAGTGCTACCTCTGCCACAAGGCCTTCGCCAAGGACGACCACCTCCAGCGGCACCTCAAGGGCCAGAACTGCCTGGAGGTGCggacgcgccgccgccgccgcgacgagccggccccgccgcccaccGGGCCCGCAGGCCTCGACCTCTCCAACGGGCGCCTGGAGGGGCTGCGCCTCTCCATTGCCCGCTACTGGGCTCCAGGGcagcccgaggaggaggaggaggagcaggagggtgaggAAGGGCCGCAGCCGGACGGCACCGTGCCGGTGGAGACGGCGTAG